In Salvelinus alpinus chromosome 22, SLU_Salpinus.1, whole genome shotgun sequence, one genomic interval encodes:
- the LOC139549618 gene encoding lipase member H-like: MKREQYLLCSHQRAYRLFTSSIRSSCPLTAFPCQGVEDFQRALCTHCHHPGLNICPQLGYDISWLPPDRPITFQPLTAVLDITATDPFCVTPFLLEVHLEGNTSLEAQLFVQLKGDVRKTPVILVSGPSLLQFEPHQIHQFMVSIDPAVGEIRTIVLHFYSQRLLYLSWRKTRIRISHLVLTQLPRHQGLVSYRTRSVTAVENQRVEVYLQEDE, from the exons ATGAAAA GAGAACAGTACTTGCTGTGCAGTCACCAACGGGCCTATAGGTTGTTCACCAGCTCCATCCGGTCCTCCTGCCCTCTCACAGCCTTCCCCTGCCAGGGAGTAGAGGACTTCCAGAGAGCTCTCTGTACACACTGTCACCACCCTGGCCTCAACATCTGCCCCCAGTTGG GCTACGACATTAGCTGGCTGCCTCCAGATCGACCAATCACCTTCCAGCCCCTGACCGCGGTCCTGGACATCACAGCAACAGACCCTTTCTGTG TGACGCCGTTCCTGTTGGAGGTGCACCTGGAGGGAAACACCTCGTTAGAAGCCCAGCTATTCGTTCAGCTGAAGGGAGACGTCAGGAAAACACCTGTCATCTTGGTGTCCGG TCCTTCCCTGCTGCAGTTTGAGCCTCATCAGATACACCAGTTCATGGTTTCCATAGACCCCGCTGTTGGGGAGATCAGAACCATAGTTCTTCACTTCTACTCTCAACGTCTCCTGTACTTGTCCTGGAGGAAGACAAGGATTCGCATCAGTCATCTAGTACTGACACAACTACCCAGACACCAGGG GCTAGTATCTTACAGGACCCGGAGTGTTACGGCAGTAGAGAACCAGAGAGTGGAAGTGTATCTGCAGGAGGATGAGTGA